In Crassostrea angulata isolate pt1a10 chromosome 4, ASM2561291v2, whole genome shotgun sequence, one genomic interval encodes:
- the LOC128182176 gene encoding uncharacterized protein LOC128182176: MIDCADGVLCRKCRHKCGNLKPTSSRTEKSCVPPCATPIQSPLGKSTVVSMKSPPSVTLPLQSTANTHAYCVLCRRPGPKLVVVPAQTRFTFFLEQNILISSGARCCPAHIVNDTINTESIENLVPPKDTSFVNRTTIMELVEQLREEALQRGSKRIDFDDPSSLSDRDYLTLTGLRKCDFDDLLLHVQSADIRRAVSSIRQVLSNKFVPNHLGFKHITRDAVISEHTRPLAKELFSPTINQAILVLDGTYIYVQKSSQFSFQRRSYSMQKQRHLLKPMMIVTTTGYIVSAIGPY; the protein is encoded by the exons ATGATAGACTGTGCAGATGGCGTTTTATGCAGAAAATGTCGACACAAGTGTGGTAATTTAAAACCAACATCATCTCGTACAGAGAAGTCATGTGTCCCACCCTGTGCAACTCCCATACAGAGTCCTTTGGGAAAAAGTACTGTTGTGAGCATGAAGAGTCCACCCTCTGTTACTTTGCCTTTACAAAGCACAGCAAATACACATGCCTACTGTGTATTGTGTAGAAGACCTGGTCCCAAACTTGTTGTGGTTCCTGCACAGACCAGGTTCACTTTTTTCCTAGAGCAGAACATTTTGATATCTTCAG GTGCTCGTTGTTGTCCAGCCCACATTGTAAATGACACCATCAACACAGAGTCAATAGAAAATCTGGTTCCACCCAAAGATACAAGTTTTGTCAACAGGACGACTATCATGGAACTTGTAGAACAACTTAGAGAAGAGGCCCTACAAAGAGGATCCAAGAGAATAGATTTCGATGACCCTTCATCATTGTCAGACAGGGACTATCTCACTTTGACTGGGCTTAGGAAGTGCGACTTTGATGACTTGCTATTGCATGTTCAATCGGCAGAT ATAAGGCGAGCTGTATCTTCTATAAGACAAGTCCTGTCCAACAAGTTTGTCCCAAACCACTTGGGTTTCAAACACATCACCAGAGATGCTGTGATAAGTGAGCACACAAGACCTCTTGCTAAGGAACTTTTTTCTCCCACCATCAACCAAGCCATACTGGTCCTTGATGGAACATACATATATGTTCAAAAAAGTTCACAGTTTTCCTTTCAAAGGCGGTCATATAGTATGCAGAAACAAAG aCATCTGTTGAAACCAATGATGATTGTCACCACCACGGGGTACATTGTTTCTGCCATAGGACCATATTAA
- the LOC128181683 gene encoding uncharacterized protein LOC128181683 — MEMPSFLQKGHKQHKTEDANSSRLITKIRWVVESVNARIKTWRYLARQLPNSQIPYVGEYVRIISALCNKYRPPLSSGDEENDLQTAAKMRHLSTQTNLLQTEVESNNLQKKRYVWRRIDDENIDVSDFPRYTEEEIRELTLGVYQVKLAKHYTQEHMSQEGYELWVDHHQPGLLAVKIQSRYTSSKSYLCWIRFEEGAVTLWYCCCKSGARVVGMCAHIASVIWYLSFARHSCVNLELSKNWLDSVCDAAIIPEVVDESDSASEATEE; from the exons ATGGAGATGCCGTCCTTTTTACAAAAAGGACATAAGCAACACAAAACTGAAGATGCCAATAGTTCTCGGTTGATTACAAAG ATAAGATGGGTAGTGGAATCCGTAAATGCAAGAATTAAGACATGGCGCTACTTGGCAAGACAGCTCCCGAATTCTCAAATTCCATATGTTGGGGAATATGTACGAATCATCAGTGCTCTCTGCAACAAATACAG GCCACCTCTTAGCAGTGGAGATGAAGAGAATGACTTGCAGACAGCTGCAAAGATGCGTCACCTCTCTACACAGACTAATCTGCTGCAGACTGAGGTAGAATCAAATAATTTGCAGAAGAAACGATATGTCTGGAGAAGGATCGATGACGAGAACATTGATGTCTCCGACTTTCCCCGATATACAGAAGAGGAAATCCGGGAACTAACTCTTGGAGTTTACCAAGTTAAGTTGGCGAAACATTACACCCAGGAACACATGAGCCAAGAAGGGTATGAACTTTGGGTCGATCATCACCAACCAGGTCTCCTTGCTGTTAAGATCCAAAGTAGGTATACATCAAGCAAATCCTACCTATGCTGGATTAGATTTGAAGAGGGAGCAGTGACTTTGTGGTATTGTTGTTGCAAATCAGGCGCAAGAGTAGTTGGAATGTGTGCACACATTGCCAGTGTTATATGGTATTTGTCTTTTGCCAGACACTCCTGCGTAAATCTTGAACTAAGCAAGAACTGGTTGGACTCTGTATGTGATGCAGCCATTATTCCTGAGGTTGTTGATGAAAGTGACAGTGCGTCTGAAGCCACGGAGGAATGA